Proteins co-encoded in one Polynucleobacter sp. MG-6-Vaara-E2 genomic window:
- the rpsC gene encoding 30S ribosomal protein S3, which translates to MGQKINPTGFRLAVTKNWTSRWYANNTDFAKMLKEDVDVRSYLKKKLKNASVSKVVIERPAKNARITIYSSRPGVVIGKKGEDIEVLRRELQKRMGVPVHVNIEEIRKPEVDAQLIADSITQQLEKRIMFRRAMKRAMQSAMRLGAQGIKIMSSGRLNGAEIARREWYREGRVPLHTLKADIDYATSEAETTYGIIGVKVWVYKGDTLGRGAEAQVAAPSAEPAAEEKKTRRAPSKTAARKPAAGADKPLVAAKPAVKRVRKVETPAADTQKSGE; encoded by the coding sequence ATGGGCCAAAAGATTAACCCCACCGGATTCCGACTCGCGGTAACGAAGAATTGGACATCACGTTGGTATGCGAACAATACTGACTTCGCAAAGATGCTGAAAGAGGACGTAGATGTCCGTAGCTATTTGAAGAAGAAGTTGAAGAATGCATCCGTTAGCAAAGTTGTGATCGAGCGTCCTGCTAAGAACGCACGCATCACTATCTATAGCTCACGTCCAGGCGTTGTAATTGGTAAAAAAGGCGAAGATATTGAAGTTCTCCGTCGCGAATTGCAAAAGCGTATGGGTGTTCCAGTTCACGTGAACATTGAAGAAATTCGTAAGCCTGAAGTTGACGCGCAATTGATCGCTGACTCTATTACTCAGCAGCTCGAAAAACGTATCATGTTCCGTCGTGCAATGAAGCGTGCAATGCAAAGCGCAATGCGTCTTGGCGCACAAGGTATCAAGATCATGTCTTCTGGCCGTTTGAATGGTGCTGAAATTGCTCGTCGCGAATGGTATCGTGAAGGTCGCGTTCCACTTCATACATTGAAGGCTGATATTGACTACGCAACTTCAGAAGCAGAAACAACATACGGCATCATCGGTGTAAAAGTTTGGGTTTACAAAGGTGACACATTGGGTCGCGGTGCTGAAGCTCAAGTAGCTGCTCCATCTGCTGAACCAGCTGCCGAAGAAAAGAAAACCCGTCGTGCTCCAAGTAAAACAGCTGCTCGTAAACCAGCTGCTGGCGCTGACAAGCCATTAGTTGCTGCTAAGCCAGCAGTAAAGCGTGTGCGTAAGGTAGAAACACCTGCAGCAGATACGCAGAAGTCAGGAGAGTAA
- the rplP gene encoding 50S ribosomal protein L16, whose protein sequence is MLQPKRRKYRKEQKGRNTGVATRGSSVAFGDFGLKAVGRGRLTARQIESARRAMTRHIKRGGRIWIRIFPDKPISQKPAEVRMGNGKGNPEYYVAEIQPGKVLYEMDGVDEQLAREAFKLAAAKLPLQTTFVIRHLG, encoded by the coding sequence ATGCTACAACCAAAGCGTCGCAAGTATCGTAAGGAACAAAAGGGCCGTAACACTGGCGTGGCAACACGCGGTAGTTCAGTAGCCTTTGGTGACTTTGGATTGAAGGCCGTTGGCCGTGGTCGTTTGACTGCTCGTCAAATTGAGTCAGCACGTCGTGCGATGACTCGTCACATTAAACGTGGTGGCCGTATTTGGATTCGCATTTTCCCAGATAAGCCAATTTCACAAAAACCTGCTGAAGTACGTATGGGTAACGGTAAAGGTAATCCAGAGTACTACGTAGCTGAAATTCAACCAGGCAAAGTGCTCTACGAGATGGACGGTGTTGATGAGCAATTGGCACGCGAAGCTTTCAAGCTTGCTGCTGCTAAGTTGCCTTTACAGACCACTTTCGTGATTCGCCACTTAGGTTGA
- the rpmC gene encoding 50S ribosomal protein L29, which yields MKNTELASKDLAALNAELTELLKTGFKLRMQKGTQQLTNTSQLGKNKRDIARVKTFIAQKTAQK from the coding sequence ATGAAAAATACAGAATTAGCTTCAAAAGATCTGGCTGCTTTGAATGCAGAGTTAACCGAGTTGCTCAAGACCGGTTTCAAGCTCCGCATGCAAAAAGGCACTCAGCAACTCACTAACACCAGCCAATTGGGTAAAAATAAGCGCGATATCGCTCGTGTGAAGACTTTTATTGCCCAAAAGACTGCACAGAAATAA
- the rpsQ gene encoding 30S ribosomal protein S17, giving the protein MTELSKPLRRTLVGRVVSDKMQKTVTVLVERQVKHPVIGKYVGQSKKYHAHDEAGTYKMGDTVEIAESKPISRTKSWVVTRLVEASKGI; this is encoded by the coding sequence ATGACAGAATTATCTAAACCCTTGCGCCGCACCCTCGTGGGACGCGTTGTTAGCGACAAAATGCAAAAAACTGTGACCGTGTTGGTTGAGCGTCAAGTTAAGCATCCAGTGATTGGTAAGTATGTTGGCCAGTCCAAAAAGTACCACGCTCATGACGAGGCTGGCACATACAAGATGGGTGATACCGTTGAAATTGCAGAATCCAAGCCAATTTCACGCACTAAATCTTGGGTTGTGACCCGTTTGGTTGAGGCTTCAAAGGGTATTTAA
- the rplN gene encoding 50S ribosomal protein L14 — MIQTESRLQVADNTGAGEVLCIKVLGGSKRRYASIGDVIKVTVKSAAPRGRVKKGDIYNAVVVRTAKGVRRPDGSLIKFDANAAVLLNAKLEPIGTRIFGPVTRELRTEKFMKIVSLAPEVI, encoded by the coding sequence ATGATACAAACCGAAAGTAGATTGCAGGTCGCCGATAACACAGGCGCCGGTGAAGTTTTGTGCATCAAGGTATTGGGCGGCTCAAAGCGTCGTTACGCCAGTATCGGTGATGTCATTAAGGTGACTGTAAAGTCAGCTGCTCCACGTGGTCGTGTAAAAAAGGGTGATATTTATAACGCTGTTGTTGTGAGAACAGCTAAGGGTGTTCGCCGTCCAGATGGTTCATTGATTAAGTTCGATGCAAACGCTGCGGTATTGCTCAACGCTAAGTTAGAGCCAATTGGCACACGTATCTTCGGACCAGTTACACGCGAATTGCGTACTGAGAAGTTCATGAAGATCGTTTCTCTCGCCCCCGAAGTGATTTAA
- the rplX gene encoding 50S ribosomal protein L24, whose translation MKKIRKGDSVVLLTGRDKGKQGTVTAVLDEKLVIEGVNIYKKSVKPNPAAGVTGGMIDKTMPVHISNVALVDGNGKPSRVGIKLVDGKKQRFLKTTGATLSA comes from the coding sequence ATGAAAAAGATTCGTAAAGGTGATTCCGTAGTTCTGTTGACTGGCCGCGATAAAGGCAAGCAAGGAACTGTTACAGCCGTTCTCGATGAGAAATTAGTTATCGAAGGCGTAAATATTTATAAAAAGAGCGTTAAGCCAAACCCAGCCGCTGGTGTTACCGGCGGCATGATTGACAAGACTATGCCTGTTCACATTTCTAATGTGGCTTTGGTTGACGGTAACGGCAAACCATCACGTGTTGGTATCAAACTCGTAGACGGTAAAAAGCAACGTTTCCTCAAAACCACTGGCGCGACATTAAGCGCATAA
- the rplE gene encoding 50S ribosomal protein L5: MSTRFQEHYQAKVVADLIAKFGYKSVMEVPRITKVTLNMGLGDAVNDKKIIENAVGDLTKVAGQKPVVTKAKKAIAGFKIRQGYPIGAMVTLRGQRMYEFLDRFVTVALPRVRDFRGISGKAFDGRGNYNIGVKEQIIFPEIEYDKIDALRGLNISITTTAKTDEEAKALLAAFKFPFRN; encoded by the coding sequence ATGAGCACACGTTTTCAAGAACACTATCAAGCTAAAGTTGTTGCTGATTTAATTGCTAAGTTTGGCTACAAGTCAGTAATGGAAGTTCCACGCATTACCAAAGTTACTCTGAACATGGGTTTGGGTGATGCAGTGAACGACAAGAAAATTATCGAAAATGCAGTTGGCGATTTAACTAAAGTTGCAGGCCAAAAGCCAGTTGTAACTAAAGCCAAAAAAGCGATTGCAGGTTTCAAAATTCGTCAGGGCTACCCAATCGGCGCCATGGTGACATTGCGTGGTCAACGCATGTACGAATTCTTGGATCGTTTCGTTACTGTTGCATTGCCACGCGTACGTGACTTCCGCGGTATCTCCGGTAAAGCATTTGATGGACGTGGTAACTACAACATCGGCGTTAAAGAACAGATCATTTTCCCTGAAATCGAATACGACAAAATTGATGCCCTTCGTGGTCTCAATATCAGTATTACGACGACTGCTAAAACCGACGAAGAAGCAAAAGCTTTGTTGGCAGCATTCAAATTCCCTTTCCGCAATTAA
- the rpsN gene encoding 30S ribosomal protein S14, whose translation MAKLSLIERENKRAKTVEKYAAKRAELKAIIADQSRSDEERYEARLKLQALPRNASPIRQRNRCSLTGRPRGTFRKFGLARSKIREIAFRGEIPGLTKASW comes from the coding sequence GTGGCAAAACTATCCCTAATTGAGCGCGAGAATAAGCGCGCTAAAACTGTAGAGAAGTACGCTGCCAAGCGTGCTGAACTCAAAGCAATCATTGCTGATCAATCACGCAGTGATGAAGAGCGTTATGAAGCTCGCTTGAAGCTACAGGCACTCCCACGTAATGCAAGCCCGATTCGTCAAAGAAATCGTTGTTCATTAACCGGTCGCCCACGTGGCACATTCCGCAAGTTCGGTTTGGCTCGTAGCAAGATTCGTGAAATCGCCTTCCGTGGCGAAATCCCCGGTTTAACCAAGGCCAGCTGGTAA
- the rpsH gene encoding 30S ribosomal protein S8, protein MSISDPIADMLTRIRNAQAVQKPLVTMPSSKVKVAIAKVLQDEGYIESFEIKGEAAKPVLHIDLKYYAGRPVIELIDRVSTPSLRIYKGRHDIPEVMNGLGIAIISTPQGVMTDRKARATGVGGEVICYVA, encoded by the coding sequence ATGAGTATCAGCGATCCAATCGCCGACATGTTGACCCGGATCCGCAATGCGCAAGCAGTGCAGAAGCCTTTGGTCACAATGCCGTCGTCAAAAGTTAAAGTAGCTATTGCAAAAGTTTTGCAAGATGAAGGCTATATCGAAAGTTTCGAAATCAAAGGTGAAGCAGCTAAGCCTGTGCTCCACATTGATCTCAAATACTATGCAGGCCGTCCTGTTATCGAGCTTATTGACCGTGTATCAACACCAAGTCTACGTATCTATAAAGGCCGCCATGACATTCCAGAGGTAATGAATGGCTTGGGCATTGCAATTATTTCAACCCCTCAAGGCGTAATGACCGACCGTAAAGCACGTGCAACAGGCGTGGGCGGCGAAGTTATTTGCTACGTAGCTTAA
- the rplF gene encoding 50S ribosomal protein L6, translated as MSRVGKSPITVPKGAEISINGANITVKGPLGTLTHNLHPTVGLKQEDGVLTVVVNSDSPEAGAQSGTARALVNNMVVGVTSGFERKLSLVGVGYRAQAQGETLKLQLGFSHDIIYNLPKGVKAETPSQTEIIIKGSNKQQVGQVAAEVRAYRSPEPYKGKGVRYVDEVVHLKETKKK; from the coding sequence ATGTCCCGCGTAGGTAAATCACCCATTACAGTTCCTAAGGGCGCTGAAATCAGCATCAATGGTGCAAACATTACTGTTAAAGGCCCATTGGGCACATTGACACATAACTTGCATCCGACTGTTGGTTTGAAGCAAGAAGATGGCGTATTGACAGTGGTTGTAAACAGCGACTCTCCAGAAGCTGGTGCACAGTCAGGTACAGCACGTGCTTTGGTTAACAACATGGTTGTAGGCGTAACTTCAGGCTTTGAGCGCAAGCTCAGCTTGGTTGGCGTTGGTTACCGTGCTCAAGCCCAAGGCGAAACATTGAAATTGCAACTTGGTTTCTCACACGACATTATTTACAACCTGCCAAAGGGTGTAAAGGCTGAGACTCCATCGCAAACGGAAATCATTATTAAAGGCTCCAACAAGCAGCAAGTTGGCCAGGTCGCAGCTGAAGTTCGCGCATACCGTTCACCAGAGCCATACAAAGGCAAAGGTGTTCGCTACGTGGATGAGGTTGTGCATCTGAAAGAAACTAAGAAGAAGTAA
- the rplR gene encoding 50S ribosomal protein L18 has product MNKDESRQRRARQTRIRIAEAQANRLTVIRSNTHISAQVYSPCGTKVVAAASTMEKDLRQAIKNGGNADAAKQIGKLVAERAVKAGVVDVAFDRSGHRYHGRIKALAEAAREAGLKF; this is encoded by the coding sequence ATGAATAAAGACGAATCCAGACAAAGACGTGCTCGGCAGACTCGTATTCGCATTGCTGAAGCTCAAGCAAATCGCTTAACAGTTATCCGTAGCAATACTCATATTTCTGCACAGGTATACAGCCCATGCGGAACCAAAGTTGTAGCTGCTGCTTCAACAATGGAAAAAGATTTGCGCCAAGCGATCAAGAACGGCGGCAACGCTGATGCGGCAAAACAAATCGGCAAGTTGGTTGCTGAGCGTGCTGTTAAGGCAGGCGTTGTTGATGTTGCTTTTGATCGTTCAGGTCATCGTTACCACGGCCGCATTAAGGCCTTAGCTGAAGCTGCGCGTGAAGCCGGCCTGAAGTTCTAA
- the rpsE gene encoding 30S ribosomal protein S5, with product MAKMQTKMQNEERDDGLREKMIAVNRVTKVVKGGRILGFAALTVVGDGDGRIGMGKGKSKEVPVAVQKAMDEARRKMIKVSLRKGTLQHTVTGQHGASRVLISPAKDGTGIIAGGPMRAIFDVMGVTNVVAKSLGSTNPYNLVRATIDGLSKMSTPAEIAAKRGKSVEEILG from the coding sequence ATGGCAAAAATGCAAACTAAGATGCAAAACGAAGAGCGTGATGATGGTCTTCGCGAGAAGATGATTGCTGTTAATCGTGTAACTAAAGTGGTTAAGGGTGGTCGTATTCTCGGCTTCGCGGCACTCACTGTAGTTGGCGATGGCGATGGCCGCATCGGCATGGGTAAGGGCAAATCAAAAGAAGTTCCAGTTGCCGTTCAAAAGGCAATGGACGAAGCTCGTCGCAAGATGATCAAAGTTTCCTTACGTAAAGGTACTTTACAACACACTGTTACTGGTCAGCATGGCGCATCACGCGTTTTGATCTCTCCAGCTAAAGACGGTACTGGAATTATTGCTGGTGGTCCAATGCGCGCGATTTTCGACGTAATGGGTGTAACCAACGTTGTTGCTAAGTCACTCGGTTCTACAAACCCGTACAACTTGGTTCGCGCAACGATTGATGGTTTGAGCAAGATGAGTACTCCTGCTGAGATTGCTGCTAAGCGCGGTAAGTCAGTTGAAGAGATTCTCGGCTAA
- the rpmD gene encoding 50S ribosomal protein L30: MTTSNSKVKLQLVRSLIGTRESHRATVRGLGLGRINSVSELEDTPAVRGMINKVSYLVKVIG; this comes from the coding sequence ATGACAACATCAAACTCCAAAGTCAAACTGCAATTAGTGCGCAGCTTGATCGGTACACGCGAAAGCCACCGTGCAACTGTACGTGGCTTAGGCCTCGGTCGCATCAATTCAGTTTCTGAATTGGAAGACACTCCAGCTGTTCGCGGCATGATTAATAAAGTTTCTTATCTAGTTAAAGTCATTGGCTAA
- the rplO gene encoding 50S ribosomal protein L15, whose protein sequence is MQLNTIKPAEGSKKNRRRVGRGIGSGLGKTAGRGHKGQKSRSGGFHKVGFEGGQMPMYRRLPKRGFVSLTRRHVGQITLNDLAKINLPEVDLLVLKAHGFAGEQINAVKVIKTGELKIAVTLKGITATAGAKAAIEAAGGKLVELA, encoded by the coding sequence ATGCAACTCAACACAATTAAACCTGCAGAAGGCTCCAAGAAAAACCGTCGTCGCGTTGGTCGCGGTATTGGTTCTGGTCTTGGTAAAACTGCTGGCCGCGGTCACAAAGGTCAAAAATCTCGTTCCGGCGGATTCCACAAAGTTGGATTCGAAGGTGGTCAGATGCCTATGTATCGTCGTTTGCCAAAACGCGGTTTCGTGTCTTTGACACGTCGTCACGTTGGTCAAATTACTTTGAACGACTTAGCAAAAATCAACTTGCCAGAAGTGGACTTATTGGTATTGAAAGCTCATGGCTTTGCTGGTGAGCAAATCAATGCAGTGAAGGTTATCAAAACTGGTGAACTCAAGATTGCAGTAACCCTTAAGGGCATTACAGCAACTGCCGGCGCAAAAGCAGCTATTGAAGCGGCTGGCGGCAAATTGGTTGAGTTGGCTTAA
- the secY gene encoding preprotein translocase subunit SecY, which yields MALAPTNNVSTATAGGKFGDLRRRLVFLVLALLVYRLGAHIPVPGIDPDQLAQLFAGQKDGILGMFNLFSGGALSRFTVFALGIMPYISASIIMQLMTIVVPALESLKKEGQAGQRKITQYTRYGTVFLATFQALGISVALQAQPGLVINPGLMFELNTVVTLVTGTMFLMWLGEQITERGLGNGISIIIFGGIVSGLPNALASLLELVRTGSMNIISALLIVVIVVAVTYFVVFVERGQRRILVNYAKRQVGNKVYGGQSSYFPLKLNMAGVIPPIFASSIILFPATIAGWFTSGEPTNMFSRIIKDLAATLAPGQPVYTILYAAAIIFFCFFYTALVFNSRETAENLKKSGAFVPGIRPGDQTARYIDKILVRLTLAGAIYMVLVCLLPEFLVLKYNVPFYFGGTSLLIIVVVAMDFMAQVQSFVMQQQYGSLMKKANFKMGA from the coding sequence ATGGCATTAGCACCTACCAATAACGTAAGCACTGCAACAGCAGGAGGCAAGTTCGGCGATTTACGTCGTCGCTTGGTTTTCCTGGTGTTGGCTTTGCTCGTTTATCGTTTGGGTGCTCACATCCCTGTTCCTGGTATCGATCCAGATCAGTTGGCACAGTTATTTGCAGGTCAAAAAGACGGCATTTTGGGAATGTTTAACTTGTTCTCAGGTGGCGCTCTATCTCGCTTCACTGTATTTGCCTTGGGAATCATGCCTTACATTTCTGCATCGATCATCATGCAGTTAATGACGATTGTGGTGCCTGCATTGGAGTCCTTGAAAAAAGAAGGCCAAGCCGGTCAACGTAAGATTACTCAGTACACTCGTTACGGCACTGTATTCTTGGCGACTTTCCAGGCATTGGGAATTTCAGTTGCATTGCAAGCTCAACCAGGTTTGGTTATCAATCCAGGTTTGATGTTTGAATTAAACACAGTAGTTACTTTGGTGACTGGCACGATGTTCTTGATGTGGCTTGGTGAGCAAATTACCGAGCGTGGTTTGGGTAATGGTATTTCTATCATTATTTTTGGCGGCATCGTTTCCGGCTTACCAAATGCATTAGCAAGCTTGCTAGAGTTGGTCCGTACCGGCTCAATGAATATTATTTCTGCTCTCTTGATCGTGGTGATCGTAGTAGCAGTAACTTACTTTGTAGTCTTTGTAGAGCGTGGTCAGCGCCGTATCTTGGTGAACTACGCTAAGCGTCAAGTCGGCAATAAGGTTTATGGCGGTCAGTCTTCATACTTCCCATTGAAGTTGAATATGGCTGGCGTTATTCCTCCAATCTTCGCTTCCTCAATCATTTTGTTCCCTGCAACGATTGCCGGCTGGTTTACATCAGGTGAGCCAACCAATATGTTCAGCAGAATCATTAAGGACTTGGCTGCAACTTTGGCCCCAGGTCAACCTGTGTACACAATCTTGTACGCAGCTGCGATCATTTTCTTCTGCTTCTTCTACACCGCTTTGGTATTTAACAGCCGTGAGACTGCTGAGAACTTGAAGAAGAGTGGTGCCTTTGTTCCTGGTATTCGTCCGGGTGACCAAACAGCGCGTTACATCGACAAGATCTTAGTGCGTTTAACTTTGGCTGGTGCGATTTATATGGTTTTGGTTTGTTTGTTGCCAGAATTTTTAGTGTTGAAGTACAACGTGCCGTTCTATTTCGGCGGTACTTCATTGTTGATTATTGTTGTTGTTGCAATGGATTTCATGGCTCAAGTTCAGTCATTCGTGATGCAACAGCAGTACGGCTCTTTGATGAAAAAAGCCAACTTTAAGATGGGCGCCTAA
- the infA gene encoding translation initiation factor IF-1: MSKDDVIQMAGEVVENLPNAMFRVKLENGHVVLGHISGKMRMHYIRILPGDKVTVEMTPYDLTRARIIFRAK; encoded by the coding sequence ATGTCTAAAGACGATGTAATTCAGATGGCGGGTGAAGTTGTAGAGAATTTGCCGAACGCGATGTTTCGCGTGAAGCTGGAAAACGGACATGTGGTTCTTGGGCACATTTCCGGAAAGATGCGGATGCACTATATCCGTATTTTGCCGGGAGATAAGGTGACGGTGGAGATGACTCCTTACGACCTGACGCGCGCCAGAATCATTTTCCGTGCGAAGTAA
- the rpmJ gene encoding 50S ribosomal protein L36: MKVLASVKCICRNCKIIKRKRVVRVICSSDARHKQRQG; encoded by the coding sequence ATGAAAGTTTTAGCATCCGTTAAGTGTATTTGCAGAAATTGCAAGATCATTAAGCGCAAACGCGTTGTGCGCGTGATCTGTTCTTCAGACGCACGTCATAAGCAGCGTCAAGGCTGA
- the rpsM gene encoding 30S ribosomal protein S13 → MARIAGVNIPNHQHTVIGLTAIFGIGTTRAHKICQTTGVAIDKKVKDLTDADLEKLRDEVGKFITEGDLRREVTMSIKRLMDLGCYRGVRHRKGLPVRGQRTKTNARTRKGPRKSGIALKK, encoded by the coding sequence ATGGCACGTATCGCTGGGGTAAACATCCCAAATCATCAACATACTGTTATCGGTTTAACAGCAATTTTTGGCATCGGCACAACTCGTGCTCACAAAATTTGCCAGACCACAGGTGTTGCAATCGACAAAAAAGTTAAAGATCTTACTGACGCCGACTTGGAAAAGTTGCGTGACGAAGTAGGTAAGTTCATCACCGAAGGTGACCTTCGTCGTGAAGTAACTATGAGCATCAAGCGTTTGATGGACTTAGGTTGCTACCGTGGCGTACGTCATCGTAAGGGCTTGCCTGTACGTGGTCAACGTACTAAGACTAATGCGCGTACCCGTAAGGGCCCACGTAAGTCTGGCATCGCACTGAAGAAATAA
- the rpsK gene encoding 30S ribosomal protein S11, with translation MAQQKSASAASQRARKKVKKNVADGIAHVHASFNNTIITITDRQGNALSWATSGGQGFKGSRKSTPFAAQVAAEVAGKTAIECGIKNLEVQIKGPGPGRESAVRALNSLGIKITEIQDVTPVPHNGCRPPKRRRI, from the coding sequence ATGGCACAACAAAAATCCGCTTCCGCCGCTTCACAGCGCGCTCGCAAGAAGGTTAAAAAGAACGTTGCTGACGGTATTGCACACGTTCATGCTTCTTTTAACAACACCATCATTACGATCACTGATCGACAAGGAAATGCGCTTTCATGGGCAACTTCTGGCGGTCAGGGCTTCAAGGGCTCACGTAAATCCACTCCTTTTGCTGCTCAGGTAGCTGCAGAAGTTGCTGGTAAGACAGCTATTGAATGCGGTATCAAGAACTTGGAAGTTCAGATCAAAGGCCCAGGTCCAGGTCGTGAATCAGCAGTTCGTGCATTGAACTCATTGGGCATCAAGATCACTGAGATTCAAGACGTAACTCCAGTTCCACATAATGGTTGCCGTCCTCCTAAGCGTCGTCGTATCTAA
- the rpsD gene encoding 30S ribosomal protein S4, whose amino-acid sequence MARYLGPKAKLARREGTDLFLKSARRALSDKCKLDTKPGQHGRTSGSRTSDYGNQLREKQKVKRIYGVLERQFRRYFAEAERRKGNTGETLLQLLESRLDNVVYRMGFGSTRAEARQLVSHGAIMLNGSAVNIPSIQVKPGDVVAIREKAKKQARITESLNLVQQMSAVTWVSVDAAKLEGTFKQVPDREDISGEINESLIVELYSR is encoded by the coding sequence GTGGCACGTTACTTAGGGCCTAAGGCCAAATTAGCACGTCGGGAAGGTACCGACTTATTTTTAAAGAGCGCACGTCGCGCCCTGTCAGACAAGTGCAAGTTAGATACTAAGCCTGGTCAACATGGTCGTACATCTGGCTCAAGAACATCAGACTACGGCAATCAATTGCGTGAAAAGCAAAAGGTTAAGCGTATCTATGGCGTATTAGAGCGTCAATTCCGTCGTTACTTCGCAGAAGCTGAGCGTCGTAAGGGCAACACTGGTGAAACATTGCTCCAGTTGTTAGAGTCACGTCTCGATAACGTGGTCTATCGCATGGGCTTTGGTTCAACACGCGCAGAAGCGCGTCAGTTGGTTTCTCACGGCGCCATCATGCTGAACGGCAGCGCAGTGAACATTCCATCAATCCAAGTGAAACCTGGTGATGTTGTTGCTATTCGTGAAAAAGCGAAGAAGCAAGCACGCATTACCGAGTCACTCAATTTAGTTCAGCAAATGTCTGCAGTTACCTGGGTATCAGTTGATGCAGCTAAGCTGGAAGGAACATTTAAGCAAGTGCCCGACCGCGAAGATATCAGCGGTGAAATTAACGAAAGTTTAATCGTCGAATTGTATTCACGCTAA
- the rpoA gene encoding DNA-directed RNA polymerase subunit alpha produces the protein MQTNLLKPKIISVEALTANQAKVVMEPFERGYGHTLGNALRRVLLSSMVGYAPTEVAIAGVVHEYSTLDGVQEDVVNLLLNLKGIVFKLQSRDEVTINLRKEGPGVVTAKDIDLPHDVEIINPDHVIAHLSAGGKLDMQIKVEKGRGYVPGNVRQYNDETTKIIGRIVLDASFSPVSRVSYAVESARVEQRTDLDRLVMTIETNGVLSPEEAIRQAASILVDQLVVFAALESSEVSGDLAPSRSSMVDPMLMRPVDDLELTVRSANCLKAENIYYIGDLIQRTENELLKTPNLGRKSLNEIKDVLAARGLSLGMKLESWPPANLEK, from the coding sequence ATGCAAACAAATTTGCTCAAGCCAAAGATTATTTCTGTTGAAGCGCTTACCGCCAACCAAGCTAAGGTTGTTATGGAGCCGTTCGAGCGTGGCTATGGCCACACACTCGGAAATGCATTACGTCGTGTACTCTTGTCCTCGATGGTTGGTTATGCACCAACTGAAGTAGCTATTGCAGGTGTAGTACATGAATATTCCACTTTGGATGGCGTTCAAGAGGACGTAGTAAATCTCTTGTTGAACCTCAAAGGTATCGTATTTAAGTTGCAGTCTCGTGATGAAGTCACTATCAATTTGCGTAAAGAAGGCCCAGGCGTTGTTACCGCAAAAGATATCGACTTGCCGCACGATGTAGAAATCATTAACCCTGATCACGTTATCGCTCACTTGTCTGCTGGTGGCAAGTTGGATATGCAGATCAAGGTTGAAAAAGGTCGTGGATATGTTCCAGGTAATGTGCGTCAGTACAACGACGAAACTACTAAGATCATTGGCCGTATCGTATTGGATGCTTCATTTAGCCCGGTTAGCCGTGTTAGTTATGCTGTTGAATCTGCTCGTGTTGAACAACGTACCGACCTCGATCGTCTCGTAATGACTATCGAAACAAACGGTGTGTTGTCTCCTGAAGAAGCAATTCGTCAAGCAGCTAGTATCTTGGTTGACCAATTGGTTGTATTCGCAGCTCTTGAAAGCAGCGAAGTTTCTGGTGATCTTGCACCAAGTCGCTCTTCAATGGTTGATCCAATGTTGATGCGTCCAGTTGATGATCTCGAGCTCACAGTTCGCTCTGCAAACTGCTTGAAGGCTGAGAACATTTACTACATCGGTGACTTGATTCAACGTACAGAGAATGAATTGTTGAAGACGCCTAATTTGGGCCGTAAGTCTTTGAATGAAATCAAAGATGTATTGGCTGCTCGTGGCTTAAGTCTTGGCATGAAACTCGAAAGCTGGCCTCCAGCTAACCTCGAGAAATAA